From the genome of Pseudomonas mohnii:
GCCCTGCTCGCGCTGGTGGCGGTGTGGGTGTTGTTGCAGAAAAGCTTTGTCGGTTTCCAGATCAAAGTACTTGGGCTGGACAAGCGCGCGGCCGGTTTCGTCGGCTTTCGCGAAAAGCGCCTGATCTGGCTCGCGCTGTTGATCAGCGGGGGGCTGGCGGGGCTGGCCGGCGTCTGCGAAGTCACCGGCCCGATCGGTCAATTGGTGCCACAAGTGTCGCCCGGCTACGGCTACGCGGCGATCACCGTGGCCTTTCTCGGTCGTTTGAATCCTGTCGGTATTCTGTTTTCCAGCCTGTTGATGGCGCTGCTGTACATCGGTGGCGAGAGCGCGCAAATGAGCCTGAACCTGCCCCAGGCGATCACGCAATTGTTCCAGGGGATGATGCTGTTTTTCCTGCTGGCCAGTGATGTGCTGATTCTCTATCGCCCGCGTTTGAACCTGCGCTGGACCCGCCGCGCCCCCACCACCGCCGTACACGCAGGAGCGCTGTGATGGATATCGATCTGCTGAGCAATATTTTCTACGCCATGGTGCGCTGCGGCACACCCTTGCTGCTGGTGGCGCTGGGTGAACTGATCTGCGAGAAAAGCGGCGTACTCAATCTGGGCCAGGAAGGCATGATGCTGTTTGGCGCGGTGATCGGTTTCATCGTCGCATTCAGTACCGGCCACTTGTGGCTGGGGGTGTTGCTGGCGATGCTGGCCGGGATGCTGTTGTCCTCGCTGTTTGCACTGGTGGCGCTGGTGTTCAATGCCAATCAGGTGGCCACCGGCCTGGCGCTGACGATTTTTGGCGTGGGCCTGTCGACCTTCGTCGGCGCGGCATGGGTCGGTAAACCACTGGCGGGTTTCGAACCCTTGGCGATCCCTTACTTGAGTGAAATTCCGCTGATCGGACGCATGCTGTTTGCCCAGGATCTGCTGGTGTATCTGTCGTTCGCCCTGTTTGCGCTGGTGGCCTGGGTGATTCTGAAAAGCCGCGTCGGGCTGATTATCCAGGCAGTCGGGGAAAACCCGGATGCGGCCAGTGCCATGGGCTTGCCAGTGCTGGGCGTGCGCGCATTGGCGGTGTTGTTTGGCGGTGCGATGGCGGGGTTGGCCGGGGCGTATCTGTCCCTGGCGTACACGCCCATGTGGGCGGAAAACATGAGCGCCGGACGCGGCTGGATTGCCCTGGCACTGGTGGTGTTTGCCAGTTGGCGGGTGTGGCGACTGCTGCTCGGCGCCTACCTGTTCGGGCTCGCCAGCATTCTGCATCTGGTGGCGCAGGGATTGGGGCTGGCGATTCCATCGAGCCTGCTGGCGATGCTGCCGTACGTGGCGACCATTGTGGTGCTGGTGCTGTTGTCCCGGGATGTGGTGCGCACCCGGTTGTATGCGCCGGTGTCGTTGGGGCAGCCGTGGCAGGCTGGGCGTTAGTCTGAACAACAGACAACAACGGACTCGACGCCTGGCATCCAGCGATGCAGCATAGGCTCAACCCGCGTGCCCATCGAGTCCGCGACGCTCAACTTTCAAGGAAGCCCATCATGTCCACGGCAAAAACCGCACTCATCATCGGCGCCTCCCGGGGCTTGGGCCTCGGGCTGGTGAAAACCCTGCTGGCCGACGGCTGGCAAGTCACCGCCACCGTGCGTAACCCGCAGAACGCCAATGCCTTGCAGGCCTTGGGCAAGGTGCGGATCGAGAAGCTCGACATGGACGACCAGCAAGCGGTGATCGCATTGAGCCAACAGCTCAAAGGCGAAGTGTTCGACCTGCTGTTCGTCAATGCCGGGGTCAAGGGCCCTGACGTGCAGACGCCGAACGGCGGTGCGACGCTGGCCGACGTCGGTCAGCTGTTTTTCACCAACGCCGTCGCGCCGATCAACCTGGCTCAGCGTTTCATCGGGCAGATCCGGCCGGATACCGGCGTGCTGGCGTTCATGAGTTCGGTGCTCGGCAGCGTGACCATGCCGGATGCGCCGGAACTGGCGCTGTACAAGGCCAGCAAAGCGGCGCTGAACTCCATGACCAACAGCTTCGTCACCCAGTTGGGCGAGCAGAAGCTGACTGTGTTGTCGCTGCATCCGGGCTGGGTGAAGACCGACATGGGCGGTGAAGGTGCCGACATCGACGTTGAAACCAGCACCCGCGGCCTGGTGGATCAGGTGAATGCGTATGTCGGCAAGGGCGGGCATCATTTTGTGAATTACCGGGGCGAAACCATTCCCTGGTAACACACAACCCCCTGTGGGAGCGGGCTTGCCCGCGATGACGGAGTGTCAGTCGATATCGTTGGCACCTGATACACCGCTATCGCGGGCAAGCCCGCTCCCACAGGGGCTCCGGTTGCTCTGTCGGACGAGGCTTGCCGGGAAAGCCGTTTTGATCGAAACTCCGCACCTCGCCTCCCCGGCGACCCTGGATCAGCAGACAGGGCAACACTGAGCTGGCAACCCTGAACCCCACTTTCAGAGGAGCCGGCCAACATGCCTGCGACCCGTACCTGGTTAAAAAATCCCCTCGCCATTTTCACGGCCAACGGTCTCGATGCCCGTGGCGGCCTGGTGCTGCAAGACGGTGTGATCGTCGAAGTGCTCAGCCTCGGTCAACAACCTTCGGCACCGTGCAATGAAGTGTTCGACGCCCGCGAGCACGTGATCCTGCCTGGCCTGATCAACACCCATCACCATTTCTATCAAACCCTGACCCGCGCCTGGGCGCCGGTGGTCAACCAGCCTTTGTTCCCGTGGCTGAAAACCCTGTACCCGGTCTGGGCCCGACTGACGCCGGAAAAACTGGCCCTCGCCACCAAAGTCGCGTTGGCCGAGTTGCTGCTGTCCGGTTGCACCACCGCCGCCGATCACCACTATCTGTTCCCCGAAGGCCTGGAAAATGCGATCGACGTGCAGGTTGAAAGCGTGCGCGAACTGGGCATGCGCGCCATGCTCACGCGTGGCTCCATGAGCCTCGGTGAAAAGGACGGCGGCCTGCCACCGCAACAAACCGTGCAGGAAGGCGAGGTGATTCTCGACGACAGCCAGCGCTTGATCGCCGAGTACCACGAACGCGGCGAAGGCGCACAAATCCAGATTGCCCTGGCGCCCTGCTCGCCGTTCTCCGTGACCCCGGAAATCATGTCTGCCAGTGCCGATCTGGCCAACAAACTTGACGTGCGCCTGCACACTCACTTGGCCGAAACCCTCGACGAAGAAGACTTCTGCCTGCAACGCTTTGGCCTGCGCACTGTGGATTACCTGGACAGCGTTGGCTGGCTCGGCCCGCGTACCTGGCTGGCCCACGGCATCCACTTCAACCCGGATGAAATCGCCCGCCTCGGCGCGGCCGGCACCGGCATTTGCCATTGCCCGAGCTCGAACATGCGCCTGGCCTCCGGCATCTGCCCGACCATCGAATTGACCGATGCCGGCGCGCTGCTCGGCCTTGGCGTGGATGGCTCGGCCTCCAACGATGCGTCGAACATGATGCTTGAAACCCGGCAGGCGCTGTACATCCAGCGTCTGCGCTACGGTGCCGAGAAGATCACGCCGGAACGCGTACTGGGTTGGGCGACCAAAGGTTCGGCGAGCCTGTTGGGCCGTACCGATATCGGTGAGATTGCCGTGGGCAAGCAAGCCGACCTGGCGCTGTTCAAGCTCGACGAACTGCGTTTCTCCGGCAGCCACGATCCGGTATCGGCGCTACTGCTGTGCGGCGCGGATCGCGCGGACCGGGTGATGGTCGGCAGCAAATGGCGAGTGATTGACGGTCAGGTTGAAGGGCTCGACCTCAAAGGCTTGATCGCCGATCACAGCCAGGCTGCGCGGCAGTTGATCGCCGGGACCTGACACAACACCAATCAACTGTAGGAGCGAGCCTGCTCGCGATGGAGGATCAGTTACATGGATGTTGACTGACACACCATCGCGAGCAGGCTCGCTCCTACAAGGAATTTATGGTGTTCAAAGGCCCAGCAGCGACAACATGATAAACGTCGCAAACAGCACAAAGTGGGTCATGCCTTCGATGGCGTTGGTCTCGCCATCGTTAAGGTTGATTGCGCTGACGATCAGGGTGATGAAGATCATCACGGTCTGCACCGGCGTCATGGCCATCTGGAACGGCTGGCCGGTGTAAAGCGCCATCGCTTCCATCACCGGCACCGTCAGGATCACCGTCGACAGCGACGCGCCCAATGCGATGTTGACGACCGACTGCATGCGATTGGCCAGCGCCGCACGCAATGCCGTCAAAATCTCTGGGGCCGCGGAAATCGCCGCCACCAGGATTGCCGTTATCACCGGCGGCGCGCCTGTCCCTTCCAGGCCCAGATCGAGGGTCTTGGACATCACCTCGGCCAGTGCGCCAATCACCACCACACCGAACACCAGGATGCCGATGGACAACTTCAGGTTGATCGGTGCCGGTTCGCTTTCCTGAGGCTCCTTCTTGCGTCGCTTGTCCGGATAGCTGTAACTGAAAAAGTAACTGTGCGGACCAACCTGCATGCGCAGGAACAAGGTATACAGCACCACCATCGCACCGATGGTGAAGGCCGAATAGAGCTTCCAGTTGGCCTCGGGAATGAACTCCGGCACCACCATCGACACCCCCATGGCGGTAAGAATCATCACGCTGTAGCTGCGCGCCGAATCATCGTTGTAGGACTGTTCGCCATGTTTGAGCCCGCCCATCAACGCCGCCAGACCGAGGATGCCGTTGATATCGAGCATAAGTGTTTTCTAGACATATTAATGGGTATACCAAACCTATACTCATTAAATATCAACGAGTTACGAGCCTTTTTTGACACTGAAAATTTGACACCGTCAATCGAGCAGCTACTTTTCAGGGAGACCTTCGCCAATGGCCAAATCCCATGCTCAGTTACGAAATCACCGACGACTCCCTGTATTTCAGTTGGCCAGACGACGAAACAATACTTGGGTTTCGCTCATCAACCCTGGCCGTTCCCCCTTGTTTTGACAGAGTTGCGCTCGTTCAAATGGCTGAAGGAATCAAAAGCTTGTGCCTGAGTAATGCTGTGACCAGCTATAGGGGCCACTTCAGGTCTGCAAGAAACATTTTCAGCCAGGTTAAAAGCGATTCCCGACCGTTTCCGCCTGAACCAGAAAACTGGGACAGCTTTGTCTTATCGCATTACGGTAATTTCCTTACAGATTCTCGGCGGAAATACAAAACAAGAATTGACCATTGGTCAGGAATTGCTTTTCTCTACAAGAAGCTCCAACGCAGCGGATTTATTCCCTCAGATGTTTATATTCCTAATGAAACGCTTTCCTCTAATGCGACATCCGATGGTAACAATGGCAACCCACTTGGCCATGAACGTGAAAGGGCCCCCATACCAAAGGACATCGAATGCTTGTTACCAAAAAAATATCTAATCGAGGATGGCTTAAGCCTAAATGATGACGCATATCTTCTGAATCTCAAAAAGACCCTAGACCTTCGGACAGACACAGTTGTTAATTGCTGCGTCGACTACTGGAAAAAAATGCTTCGGTGCCATGAGAAAGGTAGAATTATTATTGAAAGCATTCCAACTCAAGAAATAGAAGATGTGTTGTCTTCAGGCTGCTTCCACAAAAACGGTAAACATCTTGCAGATCCTTCTACAGAAAATGGAATGCGCTGGTTTCTCGCTACAGCGTACTATTACTTAAATTTCACCGATGAGCTTCCAACTTTAACTTATAAAGGGCTTAAAAGAATACCATTTTTCCACGGTGTCATACAAAACTCGCACACCAGACCGAAACTCACTTCCGGTATATGGAAAATTGCTGGAGATGATGGCATTGAAAACAATCAGGTGATCGAAACATTTAATCGCCTACTAGGAAATCTCTCACCTAGAGACTGCGCGGTTGCTTGCGCGATTCTGATCACTGAAAATCCAACTTTCAACCCATCAGCACTCGGTAACGTTAAGCTCTATACCCAAGATGGAAAATTCTACCTCCGAGGAAACTCGGATACAAAACGCATTACTCTAAGTGTGAGTAAGCCGCGCGCTAGGGATCGGAAAGTTTCCGTTCTTCCACCTCTCAGCACACGAATTGTCGAATATGTGATTCTCTATACAAGATCTGTCAGAAAACGACTTCTTGATAAAAAGAAAAGCGGCTGGAGAAAACTTTTTCTAATTTCGACACGCTATC
Proteins encoded in this window:
- a CDS encoding ABC transporter permease — translated: MDIDLLSNIFYAMVRCGTPLLLVALGELICEKSGVLNLGQEGMMLFGAVIGFIVAFSTGHLWLGVLLAMLAGMLLSSLFALVALVFNANQVATGLALTIFGVGLSTFVGAAWVGKPLAGFEPLAIPYLSEIPLIGRMLFAQDLLVYLSFALFALVAWVILKSRVGLIIQAVGENPDAASAMGLPVLGVRALAVLFGGAMAGLAGAYLSLAYTPMWAENMSAGRGWIALALVVFASWRVWRLLLGAYLFGLASILHLVAQGLGLAIPSSLLAMLPYVATIVVLVLLSRDVVRTRLYAPVSLGQPWQAGR
- a CDS encoding SDR family oxidoreductase, yielding MSTAKTALIIGASRGLGLGLVKTLLADGWQVTATVRNPQNANALQALGKVRIEKLDMDDQQAVIALSQQLKGEVFDLLFVNAGVKGPDVQTPNGGATLADVGQLFFTNAVAPINLAQRFIGQIRPDTGVLAFMSSVLGSVTMPDAPELALYKASKAALNSMTNSFVTQLGEQKLTVLSLHPGWVKTDMGGEGADIDVETSTRGLVDQVNAYVGKGGHHFVNYRGETIPW
- a CDS encoding 8-oxoguanine deaminase, with protein sequence MPATRTWLKNPLAIFTANGLDARGGLVLQDGVIVEVLSLGQQPSAPCNEVFDAREHVILPGLINTHHHFYQTLTRAWAPVVNQPLFPWLKTLYPVWARLTPEKLALATKVALAELLLSGCTTAADHHYLFPEGLENAIDVQVESVRELGMRAMLTRGSMSLGEKDGGLPPQQTVQEGEVILDDSQRLIAEYHERGEGAQIQIALAPCSPFSVTPEIMSASADLANKLDVRLHTHLAETLDEEDFCLQRFGLRTVDYLDSVGWLGPRTWLAHGIHFNPDEIARLGAAGTGICHCPSSNMRLASGICPTIELTDAGALLGLGVDGSASNDASNMMLETRQALYIQRLRYGAEKITPERVLGWATKGSASLLGRTDIGEIAVGKQADLALFKLDELRFSGSHDPVSALLLCGADRADRVMVGSKWRVIDGQVEGLDLKGLIADHSQAARQLIAGT